In the Balearica regulorum gibbericeps isolate bBalReg1 chromosome 3, bBalReg1.pri, whole genome shotgun sequence genome, CGCATGTGATGGTGAGCCAACAGGCAGAAGTGGTCCTGCCGAAGGGACCAGCTCTGCTCATCCTCATGCCCAAGGGCTGAGCACACAGGCTGCAGCAAGGTAGGAGGTGGTGCAGTGCTGCCACAGAACTAATTTGCTATGCCTGGGACCGTGCACCATGCGTAGGGTTGCAACCGTGTGGCACTGAGCCCCGGGAGCCTCCTGGCTGAGGCTTGGAGACAACACAGGTGGCTAGGCCAGGTTGACGGTTAAGGGCAGGCCCATAGGCAACACTAAATTGCCCCATGCTTGATGCAGGATATGTATGAACTGGCTACTTTGTGTTTTTATCTGTAAAAAACCATGGCGTCTGACAATCATCACTGCATCCGCCAATGCAGGCTGGGTCAGTTCtggttaaaaaacccaaagggcCAGTGGTGACTCCGGATGTGACCTGCACATGCAAGTACTTCACCCCGCTCCCTGAAGTGGCgcaggctgctggggtgggagtGAGgcatttcttccctcttcctcccctcccctccccttccctcccctcccctccacctGTAATCAGGGTATTTTGTCATCTCCGTTTAATACGCATACTTCTCCCTTGGCTGTTCCCCAAACTCCAAGGAGTGCACTAATTTCCTCAACCAAGGGCTTGTCTAAACAACGGTGTTTTGGCTGCTTTAATGAGTGTTGTTCAAGTGCTAAATCCCCCTAAGCCTGGTGGAGTTACATTAGTACAAACACTGCCATTTGGGATGCAATATCTGCTTTAAAGCACCTCTCCAGGGCTGTGTACCAGCACCCAGGGTAGCGTGGAATTCAAGAGTGGTAGGTTAAGCTTGCAATGGTTATGGGATGTGTaacctgttttaaaaagcaaactgtgaTGATGTTATAGAAACTTAAATACTTGTGGAGGAAAAAGTTGATGGTAGGACAGTTGATGTCCAAACATACATGAAGCTACTTAATTATTTCCTGATAGATTTCTTGTCCTAGTGGGCTGAAAGTGGTCAGGATGTTTGGCAATGCCTTGCTGGTGTAGAGTGACTTGGTCCTATTCCTGGCCCATGTCCTTGCCTGCGGCCTGCAGTGTTCTAGAGATTACTCCTGTGCAGGATGGTGATTGTAAACTATATTTGTCTGCTCAGATATTAAAGGACTTGTCTACACCTGAACACCTCTACTGGAGTAATTACATTGGCAGAGCCTCTGAGTGCTATAGCAACTGTTCTTTTGGCTTACTTCACACAGCCTCTCTGTCTGAGGAAGCTGTGGCAAAGCAAGGCGTCCGTAACTATGTCCACAGCAGGGGTTCTGCAAAGACAGGTGTCTTGGTTGTGCGGTGTTATACTCCCTCACACCCCTTGCTGAGCCTGTGCTCTTAGGAGTAGCTTGGGGAGCTCCCTCCTCCAGACACAGGGTGCATATTACCCTCTGCTGTGCTGGCAAAATTGTGAGTCCGTACAAGTTTTCTGGTGCTTTATCCCTTCCCTCTcttattcattatttgtttcGGATCACCGCCTTCCTTGAAACTGTCCACAGACCCATCTCCTTGGAAACGGCAGAACTTGTTTATGTGACAGTAATAAGGAAACTAATTGATGCGTAGCAGCTGCAGGCATGCAAGGGAGCCATGTTCCACCAGAGGATATCAGAAAAGCAAGTCTCTGCTTATGCTGACTGAGAAAAGGTTAGATGGTGTGAGCAAAAaacctccctcttcctctggaGTTTCCAAGGTTGCCTTTCCCTGTTCACAGCAGCAGTAGGAAGCTTGTTGCTTGtgcaatgtgtatttttatagactttattactctttttttatCACCAATGTGTAGAGGTTGAAAAGCAATGGGAAAATTGGTAAGTCCagcttatttcttattttgtggaATGCTATGCTGGTCCACTGTGCTGTGCCAGGCCCATCTCCTCTCCTGTCTCAGCCCTGACCCTGCCTATGGCCACAGCACTCTCTCATCTATGTACTGAGacttctgctgctccctgctgcgTGTCCTTCACTGCCACTGCCCCTTGCACTGTTGGAAATGGCCAATACACCTGTCTGGCCTAGCTGGCTGTTAGAGTCAGTCGGGTGTCCCTGTGCGGTGTTTCCTGGTCCTCCAGGATGGAGCTGTAGAGGCCCATAAACAGCTTGTGTGGCCATAAATGTGGCAGGGTCACCAGGTGGGACCTCTTGCCAGAGATGGTGGCATGCCTGGCTGCTTGCAGCTGCCAACCCAGCACTGAGGGCTTGTGGCCTGGGCTTGGGTAGGATGGCAGTGGGGACCTCCGGGGAACTCTCTGGAAGAGGCCTGTGGTGCAAGGGTAGCCTGGGCAGCTCCCTTTCTGCGGGTCTGGGGGGGAGTGCCGGTGCCAGGGAGATGCCATGCCAGTGCCAGGGGGGCCACCCTGAACTGTGGGATCTGCCCCAGGGGTGTTATcacacaacagcagcagtgtCTGGGAGGCCCCAAGTCAAGCAAGCCCTGGCGAAGAGATGGTCTGTCGATGTCTCTCTGATGTCAACTTGgaggcagaaagaaatatttccgTGTACCTTTGGTTTAGTGTATATCTTGAAGAGGCAGTATGGATGGATtatgatttttctattttatacaGCCTTCAAAACAGTGCTGGAAGAGCTGTTCCTGGAAACTTTTTCCATTATTGAAAcctttcttccccacccccctccaGAATGAATGGCTTTTCCTGCAGTGTGCTTCATCAGCAGGTTCCAGTCTTGGTTTGGGTTTCTTCCTCCTATTACTAGATATCTCCTTTGGGTGACTTTCTTGGGAACTAGCATCTGGAAATAGCCTTGCCCAAGTGGGAAGCCTGTCCCACTTGCATGCCCTGCATTTTAAACTCAAGCGACACCATATCTATTATATCATTGAACCTTCAAATAAGCTGTTTTTCTATCAGCTGAAGCTCTTCTTTTCTGACACTGTATGAAGTGAAATGCTTGGTACTACTTTGCTAGGTAGCTGCGGTGTGATTTCAAACTTGGTTTAACTTCCTAGATGTTGTAGTAGACTAAAGCACTTTCTGCAAGTTTCATGGTCCATGTCTTGAGTATCAAGGAAAATAACTATTTGACAGGGTGAAAACTGTCTTCAAATGTGCTTCTGATAAAATAAAGAACGTGAAAGGGTGGAGCAGAAAGGGAGTGGAGAAACAGGACAATGCATATGCTTAATAGCTTAATAACGGGGAGAATGCTGGGGTATTGCATGTTAAATATCCTTCTGTTATCTCAACACTAAATGTGGAGAAGTATATCTTTATTATGTAATAAAGCCATAGGTAAAAAGATAGGTGTTAGAGCACTAAGGAGgctgcaaatgaaaacaggCTGTAAAACTTGGAATGCTTGCTCTGCGGGGAGCACTGAGAGGCAGACACTGAAGTCTATAAAATAGATAAGAGAAAATGTTGTTAATCCTtggcttttaaaaggaaaatgtcagcaTAAATTACTGGAAAGTATAAGAAAAATCTTAGAAAATTTTGGGTCGTCAGGGAAAGCTATGTTTGGTGTTATGAAAGGcattgttttggatttgtattaaaatacaggATTCATCTGGgggatgttttttttttttaattattattttggtgCACATGTTCTGATTTGATATAAACAGAGCTTTGACAGCCCAGTGACATACTTTGAAAAGTTACATGGTTTGTTAGAGAGCTAATGGCATTAAATAGCTCTCTTTTTACAGGCTATGGATTCTGAATCAAAGAACAGTTTCATAGGAAGCTTTCTTCAGCCACCAGATAAGATGCttcctgcagcctttgcttATATAGAATCAAAGAAGCTGGCAGCTGTTGGTGGCAACAGGCCTTCTATCCCCAATAACCAAGGTAAAGTCAAAATATGTCTTTAAAGCggtctttttaatttttccatgtgaaatCTCTTGAGGAAACTCCCCGTTCTGTTTTACTCAGTTCAATGACTTGCTGCGATTGTCAGACTGACATTAAGACAGGATGTGTATGTGTCCTGAGGGAGTAGTCTCCCTGAAATCATACGTCGGGAATGGAAACTGCTGCAAGTCTTCTAACATCCTTATAAACTTTGGCtttgaaaattgtttaaattaaaatcgTCAGGCTTCCTCTAAATGCAAAGGAGAATGTTTCAAACTCAGCAGAAGCAGTTCATGACTTtgaatacagcaaaaaaaagatcATTAGTATGGTACACTGACTTGAAATTGGCTTTGTGCAGTGCTATTTGACTCCCTCTAGCTTAAAATCACTTCTAAGGCTTTTTGTGTGGTATGACTCCTTGGAGGAACTTTTCAATAATGGAGACTCTCAGGAAGGTTAGCAGCATGAAAATTAGTCTGGATGAAATATGGGTCCCTTATGATTATCCTGTGCCTTAATTGATGATTATTCCCTGGAGCTCACAGGACAAATGCTCGGTGGCTTAGCGTATCTGGAGAGCTCAGTGAATCACAAGGTTACCGTACTTGGATTTACTATCGTGGACAACTTTGCAATATTGCACAGACATAgcctatgtgtgtgtgtgatcaTTGTTCTTTCATTTGAAGAATCTGTGACttcttgttgtggtttaaccccagcggGTAAccaagcaccatgcagccacttgctcacgCCCCCCTGCcaaggggacagggaggagaatggaaaaaaacttgtgggttgagatacaggtggtttaataggataacaaaggaagagaataataataacaataacaacaattttgttatatatatatatatgtatatatatctcaagcaagtgatgcacaaatgcaattgctcaccacatgcagaaggggaaaaaaacccaacagtgcccagtctgtttctgagcagcaatcccacctcccagctagcttcctAATttatatccagagcatgacattctgtggtagggaatatcccgttggccagtctgggtcagctgtcctggctgtgctctcccagcttctggtgcacatggcagggcgtgagaagctgagaagtccttggcttagtgtaagcactgcaactacctagcaacaactagaaacattagtgtgttatcaacattattctcatactaaatccaaaacacagcactatactggctactaggaagaaaattaactctatctcagctgaaaccaggacaattctGTAGTAATCTTTTGTCATACAGAGTTTGGCTTTTTTGGATTATAATGTTCTGTTTGATGTTATGCAGCTAAGTGtttaagaaaggaaatgtttggCATGCCAATAGAAAGAACTTTCTGCTCTCTGgtatctgcttttttcttttttttttttcctttttttaaaaagttttattttaatggggCTATGATAAGCTGATGAGAGTTGCTATGGAGCTAGAAATATTTGCTGGGTATTCCTCTACTGAGAGAACAGGGAAACTATCAAGGCTTATAAAATGTCTGAAAAGAAGCTTGACTTGTTACAGAACATGTCTTAAACTGCCACAGGTGTGTATAGTTTCTGGAGAGCTAGTAGACTTTTCCTTGTAACTGAAAttgcaacttttatttttggcatAATTTTCACATATACTGATTTGAGGCTAAAAGCACAATCTTGCAGACTTGTTTCTATGATTTAAAGAGTCATGAAATACAAGAAACTAGGCATTGAATCATTACGTTTTGAAActataaagtttttaaaatgcatcctCAACTAAAATGTCCCTTTGTATCTGATTTACCCTGACCTGAGTCTGTTTTTTTCAATCTGTCCACACCAGTTGCATTACACCAAAACTTGTGACCTGACTTGGCTGTGTTCCCTGCTTCTGTGTAAACAGAAGTCCCAGGTTTTGTTATACAGAATTTGCGATTTCTTTGTGCTTGCTACCATTTGGagtgaaaacagttttgctcATAGGACCTGTGCTTTATAACTCCATTATGCAGTAAACATGTCCATTTTCTCCCAGATATGTTCTGTATGTGTTAGTGTACTGCTGGGGAATATCATTCATTTTAGGAGTGAtcctaggaagaaaatttaggtagtattttgctctttgaagtgtttaataataataataggaacTGTTACTTGAGATGTAACTGTGACATTGTTTGCTAGCTGTGGTGGCAGCTGTGAAAACTCTTCAAGAAAAGATCCACCATCTAGAGTTGGAGAAGTCACAGGCTGAAGATAATCTGTACAGCCTCTCCATAGCAGCTGCTCAGTATAAGAAGGCCTTAGAACATGAATCCTACAAAAAGGACACAGCACATCAAGAACTGATGCAACAGAGGAAAGGTATTTCTCTTGAGTGATAAGGTATAGCCGCAGTAACTCCAAGACTGCACAATCCAGGGATAGTTTGTTTTGACCAACTGCTAATTAATGCatccccctttcttttttgctgcaGAATTGGGGAGGAGCAGGAACTTGATAATTGTGGATCAAATTGAGatctttttttacatatattaacCAAGTATTGCATAAGCCataaagctattttaaagaataagcAGACTTCAGTTGGTACATTTAACTCCTACAATAAGCAAGCAGCTGCTTACATGTATAACGCTGCTAACTTGAGAAAagtgaggagaagggaagaaaccAGATTCTGGTTAGATATCTGCTGATAGAAATCAAAGTAACTGCAGTGCTCACAAGTTTGGAATTCAAATTAGAGACTAGCtctggaaaagcattttgattcTCATgtcatatacatatataaaagatatattttaacCACATGACTTGTTCAGACTAAGAAAACTTTTCTTGCATATTTTGAAGACAGAGAATTCCTCAATGAGATGACAGACTGGCTAAATGTGTAATTCCCATTGCTGTACTGcatgtctttgtttctctctgtagATGTAAGTGTGCAATTAAATGCAGCACAATCCCGCTGCTCCCTGCTGGAGAAACAGCTGGATTACATGAAGAAAATGGTTTCCAGTGCggaactggaaaagaaaatggttttagaGCAACAGGTGAAGCCCTTTAGCATACTAACAAAGTAGTGATATAGTTAAAAAGTATAGAAATGTGTAAGATCTGAACTTTTTTATGGCCATCAtttttcctcagctctgctcagggTGGTAGCAAACAGAAGCAATTTATTGTCTGACTGGCTGATGACAACCATTCAATGAATTGTATGAAAAGACTCCCTAGGTGGAACTCCTAAGGAGCAAAACCATGCTAATACTTGCACATTTGATAGACAAAAAGGCTGCTGGAAACTTATGTCTTCTCTGTCTGGCTGGTATTTTTCATcactttgcaatttaaaaaacattaaattagTTAAACACCTTTACTGTAGTGTGTTGCTGTCTGAAACAATTTCAGTCAGCTGCCAACTCCGTTCTTGCTTACTTTTTTCCAGGCCCAGcttcagaaagaggaagatcAGAACTGGTTGGAACTGCGTGCAAAACTTGAAAAGCTTGAAATGCTAGAAAAAGAGTGTCTTAAACTTACTGCTACTCAGAGAATTGCAGAAGTAGGCATGGAATTACAGTCTGAAAGTCATACATTTGAGATAATTTGTATGGTATACTGTTAATGATACTAAGATTTGCAAAACTTTCCTCTGTTAAAGCTAAGATCATGAAGCATACCTGACTGAATGCCACCTTGGCTTCATTTGCCTGagtctttttttcagtacagGCTTTAAAAATTCCTACAGTCCTGTTTTATCCCAGATCACAATTGGAAGCTACTTCAGACTTCTGTTTCAGCATGGCAAACTGAAGCATGACTAATCATTCTTGCCTTTAAATTCAGGACAAGATCAAACACttagaagaaaagctttgtaaAGAAGAGCATCAGCGTAAGCTAATACAAGACAAAACTGTTCAGGTAGActgaaaaggtttattttatcttattttttatGACTGAAGAAAGCTGTTCTCTCTGTCCAAAATAcccttttttaaattacatttaaactCCACATGTTTATTACCCAGGGAGAACTCTTGGAATACTACCCAGACCAGTTATAAACTACATAGTAGAAAGCTTGCCATGTGTGTTGCATATCTCAATCAAAGAAGATTCTACTTGGTTTTGTATTAATGATACACTTTATCAACCTCAAAGCTGCTGTAAGTGATCTGggtagaaaattaatttctagcGAATCTGCAACTAAATCAGATAACTTTAACTTACTGTAACTAGAAAGTGGTCATATAAGAAATCTTGTATCTCAAGTAAGATTGgttattctgtttgttttcctctttttgttacGATCTGCTGAAATCTAATATATTGGACTATACTGGGAAAAGTTTTTAATCACTGATGCTGTTACATTGTTCATTAAGTGAGAACTTGGATAATTCATGTGAAGCCATAATCAGTTTGTTGGGCCACCATCCATTTGAGAGAGGAATGTTTGCCAACGAGAGCAAAATCAAATAAACCTTTTGTTAAAGGGGCAAAGTAGTAGTATTCCAAACCTCACTTGATCGAGAAGTAGCAGCCGTTTTGAAAGAGAGCAGTTGTGGTGGCGTTCCtttggggcagggtggggggatgcagacctgaaaaataatactgaaagaaCCTAGCCATAAGCGAAGGCGACAGCTTAAATTAATTCATCACTGCTGTCAGTTTTTATACTGCATCCAAGGATGATGGGCTTTCATCAGTCCAGGAAGCTTGAAATAACATGCAGATTGTAGCTCAGGTATCCGACCACCTCCAGAATCCAGCAGAATGACACAGTTGAAAACTTGcaggttttggggtttcttgCGTAAactgcttgctgctgcagagcagaagggcTAGTATGgagatttttatcttctgagAAACATAGTAAGAATGACCTTCCCAGAGCAGACAGTCTGACTTTAGCAGTAGTATAAACATTTGCTCAAGAAAGGACTTAGGTGTGGTAAACTGAGTCCTAAACTAGTATTAGTACCATCTTAGTTCAGTGCAGGATGGATTTAGGTCTCTTGGATCTGGATTGGGAAACACAGGGTGTGGGGTGGTTCACTTCCTTTTGATGACAGAAAAGCCACAATAATCTCACTTTTTTGATGGATCTCCAGCATTGTTTAGCCGGAATTGTTACACACACCAAAACAAAGTCCTTGTCCTATGTTGAATTGGGAATTGCTATTATCCTGTTTATCATGGGCCTTCATATCAGCTGTGAACTACAGAGCAACCTGAGGTTTGTCCAGCAGGTTTGACCTCAGTGTTACGCAGACCGGCTTAGTTCTCTCTGCCCCCAGACTGTAAGATCCAAATGTTCATATTATTTGGATTTTACAATCAGATCCCCAGCATGCAACAGGATTGGCTTATCTCGATTGCTGATTGTCATAGtggaaaaatacagctgctgcagctgaataTCAAAATAAGGGCTTCTAAGACAGAGCTGCAAGATCTGCTCGATACCCTGCCATCCTAGTAATCTGTTTAGTTTTTAAGTGTAGCTTATGCCTTCCAAGCAGGACAGTTAGTAGTGCCCTTAATTGGTTCTCATCCATGCAGGAAAGAGGGAATGAATTAAACCATGTGATTTCATACTTCTAATATTACattaaatgcttgttttcttttttgcttattCCCACAGCTTCAAACAGGATTTGAGATAAACAGAATTTTGATGTCTTCGGTAAAATCTCAAAATGAACCTAAAAAGGAAAAcgggaagaagaaaaaacctaaGAAGGTAACGTGAAAGTTTTTATTAGCATACTGTTGCTGATAGTATTTGACTTGCACAGAGATTGGAATTTGTGAAAAACAGTGATGTAAGAGGCACTTTATTTGTCTGCTGCACTTTACTCCATTTCCAAAATGATGAACAGTGCTGAATAcctctatttttgttttcccctttggtAATTAAAACCATGCTAGGGCTGGTAGCACCCCACTGGAAAGCTTTCCCTTACCAGCATGACAATAACCTCTGTTACAGTCTTGCTGCCATCCCCCATGTCCTGTCTTAGCTGCCTTTCAGTTTATCTGGCAAAATTAGTTTCCAAAGCAGTTTTAAGTAGGCATCTTAAGAtggtgtgttttggggggattGCTGAAATCAAGAGAATTCATTTTGCAACACATGTTACAGGTCAGTCAAAATTTTGCAACCATGGTTTTGCAAACCTAAGTAAGCAATGTTCAATTTCTTTAATGTCAACCTAATTATCAGACTATCTGCTAAATACATGTGGAATAAAATCTACTTGTCTCAGCTGTTGGAAAGTCCTACTCCTTCCACATACAggagggaaattatttttttaaaccagagggaaactgaggtgatgcatttcatttcttgtttatttgaattttacttatttaaaagaaaaaaaatgttttacgATTGTGCTGTTGGATCAGCAGTTTGGAATTTCTCATCTTAATTTTTTGTCTATCTTATGGCAGAGAAATCCtgcaatgaagaaaatacacCTTTCACAATTACGTGTAAAGGCTCAGGAACTACCTTTTGTGGCAGGGAAGGTGAGTGAAACCAAATGTTCTTGCTAAATAGGCATCTACAATTTGAGTAAGTCTCTTTACTGTAATTGATAATCACTTCTGTAAACCACttaataattctgttttaagTCTGTCAGCTCCAGCCATTCTGTTAGTGCAAATGTACAAAGTGTGTTGCATATTATGAAGCATCGCAGTCCACATATCTCATCACGAAGCCAAGAAGGAGCTACGTCTGGGATTTCAGGACGCAGTGCACTTTCAAAATCTGTATCCTCTGGTCCCACATCACCTACTGCCACCAGAAGTCTTTCGAACCTTCTGTTGGCCATACAAGATGAGCTGGGCCAAATGAGCTTGTGAGTACTCATCCCTGGTGTTACGAGTAAAAGTGACTTCAGTGGTAGCCCTGTGAAGCTACAGGCATGCTGTAGTTGAACCTAGCCTGTTTTAAGTGTGGAATTTTCTCATTCAAAAATTTTCTTTATCCTAGTGCTTAACTGATCTTGTGAGCAAGCAACATACTCTTCAGCTGGGTTTTTCTGCTTCCACATCCTGTATGTAACTGAGCTGCTACTGAAGTAACAGctgcagcaaatgaaaaatctttcaggCCTGTActttttagaaattttaaacATACTGATATCTACAGAGTAGACCAAGAATGTTCTCCTTGTCTGCAAAGGCGGTGTTAATGTTGAGTAAGCCTGCAGCATGCAGTCAGTCTGGGTGGTAGAATAGGTTAGTGCAGCTGTGGCAGTAGTCCTGTCACAACATCTAGGCTATTCCTTTGTACTCACTCTTTCTGTGTTCTCTCTGTGTACCTGATGGGTCTTTGTGCTGACAATCTGGCGTTCATACCCTTTCCTTGTTGACAGCAGGAGAACTTGCCAGTCCTGTAAAGGGATTGTGAAAGAGGGACGGTCTCCTGCCAGAAAATGGGCAGGGTGTGGAAGAAGCTAACGTATTAGTAATGCCATGCAAGTAAATGTGGATTACAGCTTGTCATGTTCTTATGCATCTTCCCATTAATGCAAGCTTGTAGAATTGTGGGCCAAAGCTGTGTAGCTGGTCATAGTGGACACGTCAACATGATGAGCTGTGGTTTGAACAGAGGAGGATGTGCTGATTAAAACAGTTAGGTTGTTGACACTGGTTTGAAATCCTTGATGTGGCAAAATTTAAACTGGCAACCaatctcttctttaaaaagctttggCTTACTCATGGAAATTCAAGGAtgggcttttgggggggggggtgtgtggtttttttttgttatagcAACAACCACTTGCTTCAGTTAAACTGTCAAGGAGCAGCAGTTACTCAGAAGTCAGAAAAGAAGCTGTGACCTTCATAAAGAGATTATTTATCTAAGAATGGGTCTCTGTTTTTGACTAGTTCAGATATCTAGGGATCAAGTAGATCTacacaatttcttttaattaagcTGGTTAATTTGACTAACCAGCACAGCTCACTGAAAATCTTTTTGagtagaatattttaatttgcattatctgtcagaaaaaaatataaattaaatgtaCTAGTTTAAAACAATACTTTTCTGTATTACACTAAGCTTTCAAAGTCTGCACTAAATCGGGCAGGAAGTGAAAATACcatgctgcacagcagctgttcACTTTGCAAATCCTCATTTTGCGTACTATTACACATGTAGTTGTTATGACTGTGACAAGGTGCAGGGATAAGATGCACATCAGCTACGAATTTGGAATGAGAAAATCAGACCCACtggaaaaactttttcttttgtagtgtgaatatatttcatattaatgTGTATTGTGTGAGGGGGTAAATGGTAAATTGCTGTACTGTGGACAATGCACCTAGCAACTCCTGCAATACACTGGAAGTATTGGGAGAAATCCTAGAGACTATATCATGAGTACTTAGTGTGCTATTCTTGTCTTTAATAGTAAGCATCAAgaacttctgaagcagataCAGGAGACTCAAGACGCCGGAGTTTGTGAACACCTAGAATGGGAGCTGGATTTCCTTGTTAAACAAATGGAGATCAAAGGAGAACAAATATCCAAGCTGAAAAAGCATCAGGCTTCTGTAAGAACAAGATGTAAACTCTCTAGCTAGCAACACTCTAGTTGAAGGCTGCCACAACTCTGCCTCCTGTTGTCATTAACTAGAATGTCACTCGAATGCTTAAGCCAGGATGTTCCAGTATGGGTGATTATAATTAGGCTACTAGCTCAGTGTTCTTGTACCTccaattccttctttttatcAAGAAAAAGTGCTTACAACTGGCAGCTAGGTATCTGTGCTAGAGCAAAAGCTTCCTGCCCTGTGGCAGTTCTGCAATACAGAGCAGGGTTGCTCAGTCTGTCACTTCTGCTCACTGCGTT is a window encoding:
- the CEP57L1 gene encoding centrosomal protein CEP57L1 isoform X1 produces the protein MGKLAMDSESKNSFIGSFLQPPDKMLPAAFAYIESKKLAAVGGNRPSIPNNQAVVAAVKTLQEKIHHLELEKSQAEDNLYSLSIAAAQYKKALEHESYKKDTAHQELMQQRKDVSVQLNAAQSRCSLLEKQLDYMKKMVSSAELEKKMVLEQQAQLQKEEDQNWLELRAKLEKLEMLEKECLKLTATQRIAEDKIKHLEEKLCKEEHQRKLIQDKTVQLQTGFEINRILMSSVKSQNEPKKENGKKKKPKKRNPAMKKIHLSQLRVKAQELPFVAGKSVSSSHSVSANVQSVLHIMKHRSPHISSRSQEGATSGISGRSALSKSVSSGPTSPTATRSLSNLLLAIQDELGQMSFKHQELLKQIQETQDAGVCEHLEWELDFLVKQMEIKGEQISKLKKHQASVQKLKRKTQKLKQGAAHVKLKRGDQKETKEIAVRESMSRSCPGQKSRSSLQLLKNVRKLQSTLKKDDIMWEQ
- the CEP57L1 gene encoding centrosomal protein CEP57L1 isoform X3 → MGKLAMDSESKNSFIGSFLQPPDKMLPAAFAYIESKKLAAVGGNRPSIPNNQAVVAAVKTLQEKIHHLELEKSQAEDNLYSLSIAAAQYKKALEHESYKKDTAHQELMQQRKDVSVQLNAAQSRCSLLEKQLDYMKKMVSSAELEKKMVLEQQAQLQKEEDQNWLELRAKLEKLEMLEKECLKLTATQRIAEDKIKHLEEKLCKEEHQRKLIQDKTVQLQTGFEINRILMSSVKSQNEPKKENGKKKKPKKRNPAMKKIHLSQLRVKAQELPFVAGKSVSSSHSVSANVQSVLHIMKHRSPHISSRSQEGATSGISGRSALSKSVSSGPTSPTATRSLSNLLLAIQDELGQMSLCKN
- the CEP57L1 gene encoding centrosomal protein CEP57L1 isoform X2, whose product is MDSESKNSFIGSFLQPPDKMLPAAFAYIESKKLAAVGGNRPSIPNNQAVVAAVKTLQEKIHHLELEKSQAEDNLYSLSIAAAQYKKALEHESYKKDTAHQELMQQRKDVSVQLNAAQSRCSLLEKQLDYMKKMVSSAELEKKMVLEQQAQLQKEEDQNWLELRAKLEKLEMLEKECLKLTATQRIAEDKIKHLEEKLCKEEHQRKLIQDKTVQLQTGFEINRILMSSVKSQNEPKKENGKKKKPKKRNPAMKKIHLSQLRVKAQELPFVAGKSVSSSHSVSANVQSVLHIMKHRSPHISSRSQEGATSGISGRSALSKSVSSGPTSPTATRSLSNLLLAIQDELGQMSFKHQELLKQIQETQDAGVCEHLEWELDFLVKQMEIKGEQISKLKKHQASVQKLKRKTQKLKQGAAHVKLKRGDQKETKEIAVRESMSRSCPGQKSRSSLQLLKNVRKLQSTLKKDDIMWEQ